CAAAGCACAAGCAGTAGCCCTTTCATCAAACTTGTTTCTCCCTTGTCCCAGGGTGGAGGCATAACACAAACATCCAAAATTCCTCAAATGGTCATAAGTAGGTTCTTGTCTAAGAAGTACTGCATAAGGTGTTTGTCCCTTTAGAACACTAGATGGTAGTCTATTAATGATGTGAGTGGCAGTTAAAACAGACTCTCCCCAGTAAGTCATAGGCAATTTTGACTGAAACATCAATCCCCTTGCAATTTCTAAGAGGTGTCTATGTTTTCTCTCAACAgttccattttgttgaggtgtgGCAACACAGGACAATTGATGTAAAATTCCTTGAGAAGCAAGGAATGCTGATTCCTGTGTCCCTTTCCCCAATTCTAAGGCATTGTCAGATCTGATCATTTTAACCTTGACATTGAATTGTCTCTCTACCATGGATAGGAAACTTTTCAGTACAGGGAAAGCATTGCTTTTAGTGCTTAGTAAGAATGTCCATGTCCCTCTACTATAGTCATCTACTATGGTGAGGAAGAACCTGAAACCATTGTAAGTGCTACACTTGTAGGGTCCCCAAATGTCTATGTGAATGAGGTCAAAAATATGTGTGGATTTTATGCTACTAATAGGAAAGGGTTGTCTAGTGTGTCTAGCTCTAGGGCATATGTCACAAACAAGATCAGAAGTGGATTCACATGAAAGAAAACTTAAATGTTTCATTGCTGAAAATGGAAGATGTCCCAACCTTACATGCCAAAGTTTCACACTAGGAGTAGCATTAACATGTACTGAATTGAAAACTGAAAATGATTGTGGGATGGGATCTGAAGATACATCATTTGAATTAAAACTATTTCTAGATTTGTCAGTGTTGGAATCCAATAAATAGAGTCCTTCTCTAACTTCACCAAAAACTTGAGGACTCCTCACTGAAAGGTCCTGCAAGAAACATCCAGTAGCAGTGAATAGGACATCACACTGAAACTGAATACAGAACTTGTGAATTGAAAGTAAATTATACTTAAAGTCTGGCACAAGCAGTACATCAGTTATGACCTTCCCTGGCAAAATAGAGATGCTGCCTATATGGGTCACACTTACCTTGAAGGAATTAGGTAAATTAATGTTCAAAGGTATGGGGAGAGGTTTCAGAAATAAGAAGGAACTGGGATCAAAACACATGTGTTCTGAGGCTCCTGAATCAATTATCCAAGTATTTTGCTTAAGATTAGTGGGTACAGAATTTGAGTATTTAAGGATGGTACCAGCCACTGCATTTGCATTGATTCCTGTTTGTGTGAATTTGCTTTGCTTGTACATTTGTATCATCTCTGCAATCTGCTGCTTGCTAAACTATTCCTCAAAATTTCTATCACTGATTCCAGGATCTATCCTCCCAATGTCTTCATCTGCTTGCTGAGTCAAGGTTGCATTTGCTTTAATTTGAGGCTGATAGTTTCTGGAGTTGGTGAACTCAAAATCTGCAGGAAATCCATGTAGTCTGTAGCAATCATCATGCACATGCCCTGTTTTCCCACAATAAGTGCATGACAGGTTTGGatcatatttcttctttcccttAAACCTGTTCTGTGGCTTATCATGTCTCTGGTTCTGACCTGGATTGGTATACTTCTGGTATGTGCTTGTTCCTCTTATTGCTTGGTGTTTGAATCTCTGTGTATTTCTCCCCTGTCCATTGGCCATGAATGCTGCAAACTCAGCAAATAGTTTGTTGTCCTGTTGTTTTGCTTGACTTGCTGCCAGAAATGATCCAGAATCAGAGATGTAGTTTGTATTTGCATACACTTCCCTTTGGTTCTCATCCTGCAAAAGTAATGAATATGCAACATCCATTCCAGGTAAAGGATTCATCATAAGTATATTTTCCCTTGCCTGAGCATATACATCATTTAGTCCCATTAGGAATTGAATCAACCTTTGATCTTCTAGTGACTTTGTTAATTTTGCTTTACCATCACAAGTGCATTGACATGAGCAACAAACAATTACATTTATCCCATCCAATTCATCCCACCGTCTCTTAAGTTTGGTGAAGTATCCTGCAATGTCACTATTCCCTTGTATTAGACTTGTTAATTCCTTTTGCAGGTGATAGAGTTTGGCACCATTTGATTTGCCAAACCTCTGCTCCAGACTGTCCCAAAGTTCCTTAGCAGTTTTGGAACTCATTACACTGTCTGCAATGTCCTTAGAGAGTGCATTTGATATCCAACATATAATCATGTCGTTAACACAACTCCATTGTTCAAACTCTGCAGATTCCAGTTCTGGAGCCTTGCAGGTTCCATTGATGAAACCAAGCTTCTTCTTGGCTGATAGGGATAAGAGGATGGATCTTCTCCAACCTGGATATCCTCTTCCATCGAAAACATTGTTAACCAGTGTCATACCAGGTGAGTCTGAATTGTTTAAGTGGTAAGGATGGCTGCTTTCATACGTGTTTCCTTTCTCACCACTTCCTGATTTGACTTGAGTTGTTTCAGGCATTTTGAAGATGATATTGATGTAGATTTTGAAGATGAAACGGATGTGTCTTACACAGATCTGAGTTGAGCTTAGaggtgctctgataccatgaaagaATTAAAGAGAGGAAAGGGATGAAATAAAAGTTTTCTGTGTATATTATTAATGGTATGTACCTTGGTTTATATAGAAACATACAGTAGTTATAATAAAGACAAGAAGAGATGGGCTAcatttatcttatttaaatttgtaCAATATTCTACTTGCCCATAATTACATGGgcataattatatttaaatgcaTTAATTTAAATCTACTTGTggaagattatatatatatatatatatatatatatgtggagGAAGACTGTCCACGTGTGTGTCCACGTGTGTGTGCCCAAATAAGAGGGCTGAAGAGTTAAAACTCTtcagcttcttcttctttcttcagcGTCTTCTCTTCTCCTTCTTTAGGGTTTTCATCagctttcttcatcttcttcttttctttttctgctTTGTGGTAGTATTCTTCTCCAACAGAAGTAAAAATCCAATTATGTGGGCTATCTATTTTGGATGAACAAGTGTGGCACCGAAAAATCATAACAGAAATGAGATGGAGGCCAGTAAATAAAGAAGAAACCAAAGTAAATAATATGTATGTACATGACACAAGTAAATGGGAACAACAAACAAACTGAGCGTAAAATTAGCTAACCACCAGCAAGTCCTCTTACAACTAAGATAAAAACAAATTCCCTAAAAGAATGGGAGGAAAGGATTGACTAAGCTGGGAAAACGACCATTTATTGGCTACGTTTAAGTTGGATTGATACCTAAATTGACCCTTCTTTCAACACATAAGGgaccatttttgtcattttctccaTCTTTACCATTTCTTTTACTTCAATGATAAATACTTTAATTCGTACCACAATAACCAAGCCTTGATTTTAGTAAGTTGGAATTGAATGCATAAATCTTCATTTATCATGTTCCAggttagaaaaatataaagaacataCTATACTTTTCCTTGAAAGAAACCAGAAAGCAAAACGGCGTTCCACGTTACTTAACTCCTCATCCTTACATGCAAATCAATGATATTACATACTATTTCTCcccaaatggaaaaaaaatactcaaCCAGCTAGAATTTAACTGAAGTACCTATTAATCAAAACAATGTTAGCAGCTCGATCACAGTCAAACCTAGCTAGTCAGTACACAACATACAACACTATATATAGTATTGACATTTCTTGACCAAAGCTCCAATGCAAAGTCATAGTGTCACCAGCAATATATAGATCTTTATCTTTTATTGTGCAAGAACAACAAAGTCATCTCATAATCTTCCAGACTTGAGCATAGAATAAGACTAGAGGGACTCGTTCCTTTTGCCCTTTGTTTACCCCGACAAGGATAGTTGTCCAATGTATCTACAGGTTTTTACAGGGAAACCTTGCCACATTTATACATAAGTGCTTTATTCTTCTATACAAGTACGTGTAGATGAGCTTTCAGGTTCGGAACTTTTCTAGTAAACCTCCGAAGAAAAAGCTTGTCTTAGCCAGACCACCAGTTTCAGGTGCCTTTGCAGATGTTGGGACTTTCTTCACGTTAAGCATCATTGTCTGTCCAATTTCTTCACGCAGTCTTTCAATCGTCTTCATCTCTACAGGGTTTCCAGACGCATCTGTTACGTAGAAGAAATTCTTTGCTTTCTCCCCAATAGTTGTGACACCAGCTCTAGTCACTGATAGCCCATTTTCTCGTAAGACTCTCGTAACTTCAGAAAGTAAGCCAACTCGGTCCTTGGCACACAACTCTAGGCTGAACCCCTGCATTTCAAAGGAATTAAGTACATTCCACTTGGTGGCTTTAGAATCTTGGGCATTTCCAAAGGTTCGTGCATGCCATAATGTTATAGATTGAAGTAACATATGAATGCGCGCTCGGAAGGCAATCATAACATTTAAAGTACGAGTCAGAAATAGAATAGTAGCAATGGCTAGTGTTCCAAAGTATAATATTAGATGACCACATCCTACTATCAAACTTACACATTCATCCCaatgcaaaataaaaaattgtgcaTGTTCATGGACCTAAGCTTAGAAAAAAATCAGATTTGCGTTATTGTTTGGATTCATCAATACCAGGCAATCACAGACATGGAATGAAAGTTTATCTATGCAATAGTCCTTGATACTTTCTTAAAGTGGAGATCACCTTAACTATGAATTATTTATAAGTAAAGAGACCTTTGTCTATTTGATAAAGTAGTTCAAAATGGGGGTGAGGCTGGGGGACTTGTTCAGGATAGTGTGGGCGGTGGGGGAGGGGGCAGAGCAAGAATCTGTTTGGATCTAACAAATGGTGCATTGGTTCCATAAAGCCTATTTGTTTAACTGAAGGACGAGAAATTTGGCAATTTCTTAAAGAGACAATATCATTCATTGGATTTTCTTATACCCCAACTCAATGAAAAGATAGGAAGAGATGTAACATTAGAGGTGGCAGATCACAATCTTGAGAAACATTCAAGACATGTTAAGAGGAGTGGATAATCTCGCCTTACCTCACTTATCCTTCGCCGAATCGCAGCTTCAATACACTTCACAACCCTTTCCTTCTCCGCTTCAGATTCCAGAGTGCAACCATCCATGTGGCGAATAAAATATTCCTATAAATTCAGTTGTCTTTGTATTACATATTGGAATCAGAGCCTAATGACAATCTATCAGTGTGACTCTAACATAGATACCACTTTGAAACTGGAAAGAATCTTAGGTACTATAGCATAAGCTAAACTAGACTTTTTtttggaggggggggggggtagggGGGACCattcatgtattttatttctttaagaATTACACTAATCAGTAACCAAAACTTATATGGTGATGGATGAAGCAATGATGAATTGTTAAAACAGAAATAAATTTTAACAaaggtattataaaataaaatgatccatCCTCTGTATGTAAGTTTATATTAGCAGTCATCAGAATTACATAATCAGATTACCTGTGATGCAGAGGGACCATCTGATGAGATAGTGGCATGGAAAACAGCATACTGCATGTCTGTAAGGGTGCATACAATGTCAAACATAAGCTTTGCTCTATCCTTGCAACTTACACTGACCACTGAGTACCCTTTCTCGACACAGCTTTCAATTCTGACATCTGGTTTGGAATTAGGAGGGTATTCTATCTCCATTTCCAGACAACCACCTTCGTAGTCCCTATCAGCAAAGAACATCTGATGAAGCCTTCGATCAACATGAGTGCTACCAACTGAGAAAGTAGCACGAGCCCCACTCTCATCATCCTCACGTCCACGAAGAATGTTATTGAGCTGCTCCTCCATGACACACAATCTAGATTCTTCGTCCTCATCAAGGGATGAACAATTATCATTGATATAAAGGACACATGCTATGCGCCTATTATGAGTCCAAACCTCAGCAGCAGCGACATTAAAATGAAGATTGGCTAGAACAGCAGAAATTTCTGATAGAAGACCAGGACGATCCCTGCCTATAAGCTCAATGGTGGTGTAATCACCCACAGAGTTCTCTCCTACCTTTCTACCTGGCCGAGTCTTTAATATGCCTGATGTGTAACCTTCAGGTCCTAGAGCCTAATGTAAGAAATTCAATGAAATAGTTAATAACTTGGATAAAAACTACAACTTTTTCTCAGGTAGATATGTTTACAGTTCCAGTCATCTAGATGACACAGCTAAATTTTCTCCGCAAAAATATGATCTTACTGGGTAGTCACTAGGTAAAATATGATCTTGAATACAAAGTTCAGGAAAGCCTAACCACAACTCatgtgaaaaaaagaaaaaactgcAGTAAAAGTGAAGATTACAATAGCCTTGCTCATGACTGAAACACATAAGTAAAATAGGGAAATCCAAACACATTATCAGGAACTACTCAGTTTGTGGAATTGGGAATTCTTATCTAACAAATGAGCAGCTATTGTGTTACAACTTTTAGTCATCACGGATATCTGAATAGTTGCTTGACTTTTGCTGTGTTCTGAATAGTCATAGAGTCCCAAAAGTAAAACTCTTATATATGCTAGGTGCAATAAAATGCATGAGTAGAAATGTCATTGGCAATGCCTGCATATAAATCCAAAGTAATATATCAACTACAATTAGCTTGGAGTTGCATGATTTTATAGCAAACTTTGAAGATGCTACATATTAGTTTATCCCTCTTTCCCTTCTTTTGTATACTATCATAGTAGGAACTGTCAAAGTAATTGTTGTTTTATCCCCGCATTAATTTTGTATAGACCATAGAAATATGAAATCAAAAGGTGAGAAAAATAAGGGATACTTTACCTTTTCTATATGACCAATAGTATTGCTGTCTGTAACCTTGTTGCCATGTTGATCAGTAACATGAAAGACTGTTAAagttaaaaagaaatgaaattagCACAATTTTTCCCAGCTGAGTTCCCAAGTCTTTAGAATATTATATGCAGATAGGACAGAACTAGAAAAGAGTATTAAAGGAGGAACAGCAGAAGGTTGATACTTTTGCAAAGGGCCAAAAAGCTGGCCAAGTGGAAAAAGTTTACATGGCCACCAATTAAACCTACCATTCTTTTTATACGagaaattgaaaacatactAGTAACTCTATAACCACCACTGTCTAAGAAACATGAATTTGGGTATTTATCTGGATAGAAGTCTGAGCTTGTAATGAAATAGTGTAGAACGTGATCCATATCCAGAAGTAGTGGAGGAAGAAGTTTGTACAAGGGAATTCAAAAAGATACGAGATGTCACAATTGTTATTTGAACCTATGACCTAAAACCAGGGGCGGAACTATTTGTTAGAAATTCACAGAATATGTACAAACAATAAACTACACAAACCATAAACTTTATATTCAGaacccataaacttcaaattttggatCTGCCTTTGCTCAAAACAACTTTTGCATTCCCTTCACTACACATGAAACTTCCATTATGTCAAGGGAATTGACCAGTTTATATAGCCAAAAGAATTCGTTTTAGCACTATTTGCGTTGTATCATTTTTTGAGGAAGGGGATTCAATTGACCCCACTTACTTATATCTATTTCCGGCCCTAATATCCAGTTCCCTAGAGTAGCTTTGAAAATTGCAACTAAAAGAGTTTTAAATGAACTCAAATGAGAACAGAGAACAGAGAACCTCGAGCAAATACTTGGACGTGTCTTCTTTACCTGAAAATACTAACAAGAAACAATAGACTTACCATCCATGAACCACCCGCCATCAGAGGATATGTAGGCTTTGGTAATTacaagatcaaggtcggtcagAATTTGCACCACTTCTAGCAGTATTCCAGGTTTGTTGATACTGTCAACCTGAGGAAGAACATGAGGTGGGTacttttgattaaaaaattaaaataatagtaaaCTGATGTTTTATAAGAACCATTCAGCTTATTAGATACTATTAAAAATGATTAAAGAAAAGCTGCGATCAGCCAATGTCCAGATACTATTCCACCATAAGCGTGTTAAGTCATATAAGCTTAGCTATTTATCACATACAAGACCAAATATAACTTTTGCAGTAAGCTTGGTAAGTCAATTTATGCACCTCTTGAAGAGAAACTGGAGGCAGTGTTATTCTTGTATCAAAGTTAGCAAACCagaaacaataaagatgaaaataaaaacaatacccgagtccacagaattcactgtgtgtccttaagaaatttaatcccctcactgtacccgaggttatggattattttctcccaagataaaacggataaactattaaagaagtagtggtacctcaaacttcaataatttcaatgAACTCAAAAGCCagaatcacacaaagactcaactttgtttgaaagaaaatatatgcagaagagggagaaaTCCAATGTTttcaaaatgaaaggaaaattatctatttatagacaacaaagggtagtgtgaacatgtacttattgtggcttatcggaaaagtcacaaccattcgcaaaagtcacaacctttcaaaaaagtcacaactcttcaaaaaaaaatcacaacttttttaaaaagtcaCAGCCTTTCGAAATGGTCACAACTctttggaaaagtcacaacctttcgaaaCGGTCATAACTCTTTAGAACAAGCACAACCTTTCGTAATGGTCAGaaccttttatttttcattcatacctttaaaacccaacaatcccccacatgaatggggaatgactattgttaaaacatatgcatgaaaaacGGTTTGATTCATAAGTAaggattaattgcatctggataagtaggttttcctTTGAACTTTCTGTAGTGAACATATATTATCGGATATACTCGGCCAATcggtagatttgatatctttgaaccgtcaaACTTTAGTGTATgcctagacaacataagtcacacaatcaaccctttaactgtttttggttctcattattttgttcgtttcagccatgaacacttcTTGGTTCAAAGTTATCATTGTAATCTTAAGAGCTTATTGAACTGTGGCAAGAGAGCTTCATCTCATCAAAAGTTCTTCAgcataaaaaattagaaaaagaaatatcactCAACATTCTTAAGGTTGAAAAAATTACCTTCACTAGAGTGCAATCCTTGCAACTCGCATTGTCCACAGAAACCCTAATAGCATCAAAATATTATCAGTAAAACCACATGAAATGAGGTGTTAAGTATGAAGCAATTCAATTGACATCAATGATATTTTTCCATTGATTCAAAGAAGACTGACAAGTTTCCATATCTTGGTAGAAGTGACATTCTTAATGGTCATTAGAACTGTATAATATCTAGACTGGCCAATGAAAGTAAATAAAACGTAGTGAAGGCAAGCAGGGCTGGGAAAATGGAAAAAGCTAAAAGTAGAAAAGCTCAACCTTGGAGGATTTATTCTGATACTTAAGGTCTCATATTCAGGATCAAAATAAGGCCCATAACTCCTTGCCATATGAACAACACTCCTGTAGTCAACAAAGATACTTCCAGTTTTTCCTTTACATCGAAAGTAGCCAATTTTTCTCTATAGCAGCTGACTGGCCTACTCATCCATGATGACAATGATAGCAAATTAAACCAGCATTTTACCTGCCAAAGATGACACAATAAATTCACGAGCAAATGTATGTGGCTGTAAGTAGCAGGCCCTTGAAAAAGAAATGCTAGAAACCGAAGTACTTTTCTAGCTAGATTTCCTGTAAAGCATTTAAAGCTTCTAGTTATTATGCAATATGTATGCATAGTAGATAAAGCAAATGGTTGTACTACTCAACAGTTCAGAAACTGATGAGATGGTAGAATATAGTCAAATCTAGATTCTACGAAGGAAAAATCAAAATGCAATCCTAAGATCAAGGAGAAAGCAACATGAATCCATGGTCTAAAGTCATTCCTTCAGAGCTTTAACCTAACAATATTCATACAGTTCAAAGTTTTTAGTTCTATCATTGCTCTGATTACAACTTCTTGAGGTCAATCTATCAAATTCAAAGCAGAGTTTCAAGAATAATGATGAAGCGCACAAGCTTCTGGCTTTAACTCCCAGATCCTCATAACGTGCTTATAGACCATAGTAGAATACAATGTTCTTAAGCTAGCATTTGAGGTCTCATATTGATAGGTCATCTGTTGCTTGAGATCTCAAGAAACTTGAAGTTTGCTTGAAATTTTGTATAAATTGCTTAGAatgttattaaattaaaataaaaaaaggttaACCTTTTGCAAAGATTTTCAATAAGTTCCTAGAAATCTTTCAAGAACAAAACTGCAAAACAACTCAAACAAAActtcaaaacaagaaaaaaatgttCCAAATTCATTTCAAGGCAGGGGTAAGGCTGCTAACACATCACTCTCTCAAAACCCCACTTGTGAGAGATAATAGCTCAGAGTCATCTCGACCATAAGGCCACTAAAGCATTCGCTTGGGGCTCCCACTTTTTCCCaaagatgtatatatattatacagaatatatatattgttaaaaaaatctcatgtatttataaatttgaaagaaattttttgGGTACaaactataataattttttacctcATTTAATATACGAATCGttgtaataattgagaaatGGAATAGTGTTTAGTTAATTGTAGCATCCTTTCTTATGTAGTTATCTATATTGTTCCCTCATTTATAGTctaactattattataaacaaacattattattcttatatttactttttttattctcCTTCCACTATTTTTATTCTCTCATTATCGAATATTCTAAAGTCTCTCAATCAGTCAAACATTTTAcattatgcaaaatctattgttatttgtttataaaaagatcaaatttagtgtcttcttcaaatttcaaacacTAAAACTAATCAAcactattttaatatcattGTATCAAATTCAGTGCAACATTATTTCGATATCATTGTATAAACTATTCAAATTTTTTAGTCAAGTTCtattattttaagtttatattattattttccctttatattattattttccatTGAAAATTTACATTATTTACATTCTTACTTCATAATGTCCGCGTATATCCTTCCTCTACAGACATTATTTGTAGGATAACACTACGTATTgtaattattcaatttatatatgtcaattaaaaaaattaaggccTCCTTATGAAGTTTGGCTTTAGGCCCCAAACTTATTGAGATCTGTAATAGCCGGCCAAGATTTtaaattctatttattttgaaaaatgctTTTGTATGAagcattttttgaaaaaacatttTTGTTGAGCAGCTGTTTATGTTTCGCTAATTAATctgagaaaaaaaaactttctgTCAAGATTAGAGGAAAACTTGTGTTTGGCCAAGGTTCCAAAAGTATATTCAAGggaaaaactactttttttaaCTTCTAAAAAACAACCTTTGTTACTACTCAAAAACACAGTATTTTTCCCCTGAAAGCTTGGTCAAACAACTAAACTTTCTAAAATAAATACTTTgtgagaaattttaaaaaaaaaaacactttcaGCTTACCAGAAACTTGGTCAAACATGCTATAAGCAAAAGAATTTAGGAATAGTTTAGTTGAGAATGATAACTTTTTTCCTTGAATTACTcgaccaaaaataaaaatatacttcccctatttcattttacttgacctcctatatcaaatatttcattttACTGGTTCATTTTAGCTAATCAAGAGACTTTTATTACTTTTCTCTCATACTAGCTTAGTATTAAATAACTACATATGGTAGTAAGTCGTCAAATTTATAGTTCCAAAACATCATTAAAAAGTTAGt
This Solanum dulcamara chromosome 8, daSolDulc1.2, whole genome shotgun sequence DNA region includes the following protein-coding sequences:
- the LOC129900019 gene encoding ACT domain-containing protein ACR3, encoding MARSYGPYFDPEYETLSIRINPPRVSVDNASCKDCTLVKVDSINKPGILLEVVQILTDLDLVITKAYISSDGGWFMDVFHVTDQHGNKVTDSNTIGHIEKALGPEGYTSGILKTRPGRKVGENSVGDYTTIELIGRDRPGLLSEISAVLANLHFNVAAAEVWTHNRRIACVLYINDNCSSLDEDEESRLCVMEEQLNNILRGREDDESGARATFSVGSTHVDRRLHQMFFADRDYEGGCLEMEIEYPPNSKPDVRIESCVEKGYSVVSVSCKDRAKLMFDIVCTLTDMQYAVFHATISSDGPSASQEYFIRHMDGCTLESEAEKERVVKCIEAAIRRRISEGFSLELCAKDRVGLLSEVTRVLRENGLSVTRAGVTTIGEKAKNFFYVTDASGNPVEMKTIERLREEIGQTMMLNVKKVPTSAKAPETGGLAKTSFFFGGLLEKFRT